In one window of Henckelia pumila isolate YLH828 chromosome 1, ASM3356847v2, whole genome shotgun sequence DNA:
- the LOC140874435 gene encoding UDP-glycosyltransferase 74F2-like: protein MNKEYRAHILAVPYPSQGHVNPLLQFCKSLASKGAKTTLAITKFISKSTQLKFDSVSVATISDGYDEGGFMAAESISDYLARMEVAGSRTLHDLIEANEKSSHPFDCIVYDAFLPWALDVAKRCGIKGACFFTQACAINYVYYYAHRGMLQLPVTSTPIEIPGMPSLDLADMPSFIYKHGTYPAYFEMVLNQFSNADKADFVLVNTWYELEDKVVDTMNKVCPLLTIGPTLPSFYLDKRVENDNDYGLNLFQLDSSTEIMDWLNAKPIGSVIYVAFGSMVNLTKQQTEEIAYALKSTHFNFLWVIKESDKLDKLPRDFVHETAEKCLLVSWCPQLQVLSNRAIGCFFSHAGWNSTTEALSLGVPMVVMPQWTDQTTDAKFVQDVWRVGIRVRVGDDGIVGREEIESCLRKVMDEERGKEFKRNAIKYRDSAKEAVSEGGSTYANIDKFIIESGKHA, encoded by the exons ATGAATAAGGAGTATAGAGCTCACATCTTGGCCGTACCTTATCCAAGCCAAGGTCATGTAAATCCCTTGCTccaattttgcaagagtttggCCTCTAAAGGTGCCAAAACAACTCTAGCAATCACCAAATTTATTTCCAAATCCACCCAACTAAAATTCGATTCGGTTTCGGTCGCTACGATCTCCGATGGTTACGACGAAGGCGGATTCATGGCAGCCGAGAGTATCTCCGATTATCTGGCTCGAATGGAAGTCGCGGGATCGAGAACCCTCCATGATCTAATAGAAGCTAATGAAAAATCAAGTCACCCCTTTGACTGCATAGTGTATGATGCCTTTTTGCCTTGGGCCTTGGATGTGGCCAAAAGGTGTGGGATCAAGGGAGCTTGTTTTTTCACACAAGCTTGTGCTATTAACTATGTGTATTACTATGCGCATCGTGGGATGCTACAACTTCCGGTGACATCGACTCCGATCGAAATCCCGGGTATGCCGTCGCTCGATTTGGCGGATATGCCGTCTTTCATCTACAAGCATGGGACTTATCCAGCTTATTTTGAGATGGTGTTGAACCAATTCTCAAACGCGGACAAGGCTGATTTTGTGCTTGTCAATACTTGGTACGAATTGGAGGACAAA GTGGTAGATACGATGAATAAAGTCTGCCCACTGCTCACAATTGGGCCAACATTGCCATCATTTTACTTGGATAAAAGGGTCGAAAACGACAATGATTATGGACTCAACCTTTTCCAATTGGACTCATCAACGGAAATTATGGATTGGTTAAACGCAAAGCCCATAGGCTCAGTCATTTACGTTGCTTTTGGGAGCATGGTCAATTTAACAAAACAACAGACGGAAGAGATTGCATATGCTTTGAAAAGTACTCATTTCAACTTCTTGTGGGTTATAAAGGAATCGGACAAGTTAGACAAGCTTCCTAGAGATTTCGTCCACGAGACCGCGGAGAAGTGTCTGCTTGTGAGTTGGTGTCCCCAGCTACAAGTGCTTTCGAATAGGGCTATAGGGTGTTTTTTCTCGCATGCGGGGTGGAACTCGACAACGGAGGCATTGAGTTTGGGCGTGCCGATGGTTGTGATGCCCCAATGGACTGATCAGACGACGGACGCAAAGTTTGTGCAAGACGTTTGGCGTGTTGGTATACGCGTCCGTGTGGGAGATGATGGGATTGTTGGAAGAGAAGAAATCGAGAGTTGTTTGAGGAAAGTGATGGACGAAGAAAGGGGCAAAGAATTTAAGAGGAATGCTATTAAATATAGGGATTCGGCTAAGGAGGCAGTAAGTGAAGGTGGCAGCACTTATGCAAATATTGACAAATTTATAATTGAAAGTGGAAAGCATGCATGA